The Limosilactobacillus panis DNA segment AGCTAATTCAGGATGGCCGGATTCATCCAGCACGGATTGAAGAGGCGGTTGAAAAGGCGCAAAAGCAGATGGATAGCCAGCTTCGGGAGACTGGTGAGCAGGCCCTCTTTGACCTCGGAATCCATTCGATGCATCCGGACCTGATTAAAACGGTTGGCCGGATGAAGTACCGGACCAGTTACGGTCAGAATGTCCTGGACCACTCGATTGAAGTTGCTAAACTTGCGGGAATTATGGCAAGTGAGCTTGGTGAGGATGCTGCCCTTGCCAAACGGGCCGGACTCCTTCACGATATTGGAAAAGCAATTGACCACGAAGTCGATGGCTCCCACGTTGAGTTGGGGGTCGAGTTAGCCCGGAAGTATAAGGAAAACAAGGTTGTAATCAATACGATTGCATCCCACCACGGTGATGTTCCAGCGGGTTCAGTAATTGCGGTCCTTGTTCAAGCCGCCGATGCTATTTCTGGTGCCCGGCCAGGAGCACGGAGCGAGTCCCTGGAGCAATATATCCAGCGGTTGAAGAAGCTGGAAGGCATAGCTAATAGTTATGACGGTGTCGACCATAGTTTTGCAATTCAAGCTGGTCGTGAATTACGGGTAATTGTTAAGCCTAAGAAAATCTCGGACCTTCAGGCAACGACTTTGGCCCACGATATTAAGCAGAAAATTGAACAGCAACTAGAATATCCTGGTCACATCAAGGTGACCGTTATTCGTGAAGTACGGGCAATTGATTATGCTAAATAGGGCTGTACCCGTTATGCAGACTGAAAAGAGGTTGTGGACTTTCCCCAGCCTCTTTTGAGTTTAAAATAAGGGCAGTTTGTCTGCGGATGCTTGCACTGGTCAGGGTCAAAAAATATAATTAGACTGTGTGAATATGAACGAACGAGTAAAATACATTAATGAGGTGAACCTTTGTGGTCAAAAAATTAACACCGATGATGGAGCAGTACCAAAAAGTGAAGGACCAGTACCCGGACGCCTTCCTTTTTTACCGTCTCGGGGACTTTTACGAGCTTTTTAACGATGATGCGGTTAAGGGAGCCCAGCTATTAGAATTAACGCTGACCACCCGGAACCACAGCGCGAAGAACCCGATCCCCATGTGCGGGGTCCCGCACCGGGCGGTTGACAGTTATGTTGATATCTTAATTGACAAGGGTTATAAGGTGGCCATTTGTGAACAAATGGAGGACCCTAAGAAGGCTAAGGGAATGGTAAAACGGGCCGTAACCCGGCTGGTGACTCCTGGAACCCAGATGGATTTGAACGGTGACCAGGCCCGTAATAATAACTACCTGACGGCAATTAGCAAAAAAGATGGTCAGTTTAGCCTGGCCTATACGGACCTTTCGACGGGGGAGCTGAAGACGACCACCTTTGATAGCGTCAACGGGGTCCTCAACGAGTTGATCAATTTGCAGAGTAAGGAAGTTGTCAGCGCTGGTGAACTACCGGATGAACTGCTCGCAGCTTTCAAGAAGCGCCACATTCTCTTGTCCAAACAGGAAGAAATCCTCAAACAATCGGAGATCAGTTATCTGATTCAGGACCTTCAGGATGCGGGGCAGAAATACGTTGTCAGCCTCCTCGTGTCTTACTTGCTAACAACCCAAAAGCGGTCGCTTGCGCACATGCAACGAGCAATTTCCTACCGTGCGAACGCCTTCATGAAGATTGACCACTATTCCAAAACTAACCTGGAATTAATGACGAATATGCGTAGCGGGAAGCGTCAGGGGACCCTGTCGTGGCTACTTGACGAAACGAAGACTGCCATGGGGAGCCGACTTTTGAAACAGTGGATTGACCGTCCATTAATTGACCCCCAGGAAATTGCTAAACGGCAGGATAAGGTTGAGGAACTGTTAAACCACTACTTTGAGCGGAGCAATATCCAGCAGGAACTAATCAAGGTTTATGACCTTGAACGGCTTGCCGGTCGGGTTGCTTATGGGAGTGTCAATGGTCGGGATTTGATTCAGCTAAAGACTTCTTTACAGCAGGTCCCCAAGATTAAATATGTCCTTGAAACCTTGGATTTGCCGGTCTTTGAAAATTTGACCACCCGTTTGGACCCTTTGAGTGATATCGCCGGTCTGATTGATCAGGCGATTGTGGAAGAACCACCAATTGCGGTTACTGACGGTGGAGTGATTAAGGATGGTTATAACGAGCAACTTGATAAATACCGGGACGCCATGAATAATGGCAAGCAGTGGATTGCCGATTTGCAGACTCAAGAACGGCAAATTACCGGTATTAATAACCTGAAGATTGGGTATAACCATGTCTTCGGCTACTATATCGAAGTCACCAAGGTTAACCTTGATAAGATTCCGCGAGACCGTTACGAGCGTAAACAGACCTTGGTTAATGCTGAACGATTCTCAACCCCAGAATTAAAAGAAAAGGAAGCCCTCATCTTAGGCGCTCAAGAGAAGTCGGTAGCCCTGGAATACGATCTTTTTGTCAAAATTCGTGAACAGGTCAAGGGGCAGATCAAGCGGCTCCAGAAACTCGCCAGGGCTCTTTCTGAGTTGGACGTCTTACAGAGCTTTGCGGTTGTTAGTGAAGACTACCACTTTGTTCGCCCACAGATGAACACTGGCCATAATTTGCAGATTAAGGATGGCCGTCACCCAGTCGTTGAAAAGTTTATGGGGCACCAGGAGTACGTACCCAACGACGTTAAAATGGATGACAAGACGGACGTTTTACTCATTACGGGCCCTAATATGTCCGGGAAGAGCACCTACATGCGCCAGTTGGCGTTAACTGCGGTAATGGCCCAGATTGGTTGCTTCGTGCCCGCTAGCCGGGCAGAATTACCAATCTTTGACCAGATTTTTACCCGGATTGGGGCGGCTGATGACCTAATCTCCGGGGAAAGTACCTTCATGGTGGAAATGATGGAAGCTAATAATGCCCTCAGTCACGCGACCGACCGCAGCCTAATCCTCTTCGATGAGATTGGCCGGGGGACCGCTACCTACGATGGGATGGCCCTCGCTCAGGCAATTATTGAATACCTGCATGAGCGCGTTCGCGCCAAGACCCTCTTTTCGACCCACTACCATGAATTGACTAGTTTGGAAAAGACCCTGCCACGGTTAAAGAACGTCCATGTTGGGGCAACCGAGAAAAATGGTGAGCTTGTCTTCTTGCATAAGGTTAGTGCGGGCCCGGCTGATAAATCATACGGGATCCACGTTGCCAAGCTTGCGGGTATGCCACCAACTTTGTTGAACCGTGCCGATGAGATTCTGAAGGGGCTAGAACACCAGGATGTTCAGTTGACGGTTAAAAAGGCCGATCATAAAGGCCAGGTCAAGGAAGCCCCAGCCCAAGAAAACCCCGTGGCACCAGCGGTAGAAGCTAATGGTCAGCTAGAGCTTTTCCAACCGCAACCTACCCGTAAAACTAATAGCAAGGGGCAAAAGATTCTTCACCAGTTAAAGGAACTGAACTTGATGGGGATGACGCCGATGGAAGTTATGAACCAGCTCTATGAGTGGCAGCAAAAGCTAAAGTGAGGTGGATAAAATGGGCCAGATTCACGAATTAAATAGTGTCTTAGCGGACCAGATTGCTGCCGGGGAGGTCATTGAACGCCCGGCCTCAATTGTTAAGGAACTAGTTGAAAACTCACTGGATGCCGACAGCAAGCGGATTGACATTATTGTTGAAAACGCCGGTCTCGATAGTATCCGGGTGATCGATGACGGAATTGGAATCGCAAAAGATGACGTGCCGCTGGCCTTTCGGCGGCACGCTACCAGTAAAATCAGCAGCCGCAAGGACCTCTTTCGCGTGCAGACGATGGGCTTTCGTGGTGAGGCATTGCCCAGCATTGCTTCGGTAGCAGACGTTGAATTAACAACCGCCCAGGAAGGGGAAAATGCGGGGGCGATGATCCACATCCGGGGTGGGGAAACGCTCGCTAATAAGCCTGCCCCAGCCCGGCGGGGAACGGACGTCCGGGTTACCGACCTCTTTTACAACACGCCCGCCCGCTTAAAGTATCTAAAGTCTCCCCATACTGAACTAGCCCGAATTACTGACATTATCAACCGACTGGCGCTGGCAAATTCCGGCGTGGCCTTCAGTTTTACCCATAACGGAAAGGAAATTTTTCGTTCTGCCGGCAACGGGAACCTCCAACAGGTAGTTGCTGCAATCTATGGTATTCAGGCCGGAAGAAAGATGCTACCAATCAGTGGGGAAGATGATGACTTTAAGGTGACGGGCTATGTCTCCCTTCCGGAGCTGACCCGGGCTTCACGCCAGTACATCACCATTACAATTAACCACCGCTATATTCGGAATTTTGAACTCACCAAGGCAATTATTCAGGGATACGAATCAAAGCTGATGGTGGGGCGTTATCCAGTTGTGGTTGTTAACGTTGATTTAGATCCAGTCCTCGTCGATGTCAACGTTCACCCCGCTAAACGGGAGGTACGTCTTAGTAAGGAGCCCCAACTCACCAAACTGATTTCACAAACAATTCGTAACCGGATTGCGACCGAGAATCTGATTCCCGATGTCGACGCCCAGGCCTTCACGCCGCCAGTCAAAGACGTGGTTAGTGATTTGCAGCGCCGCTTAAAAGAGGCCGCCCATCCCTACAACGTTACCCAACCGCGATCGACAAGTACGGCTACTGTTTCGCAACCTGCCCTCCGCGAGGAAGCGCCCAGTATGGATGATGGTAAGGCTGCGGTTGCCCATGCCGAAGATACCGATGGGGAAGTTAGCGCCCCGGTGATCATTCATAAGGCCGGAGAATTAAATTCCGCTCCAATGAGGGAGTTTGATGCGCGCTACCAAAACGAAGGTGCAGCCGTCCCATTTGGTGAAACCGACCCGCAACCCCAACCGACACCGTCAGCTAAGGCCGAAAACATGGAACTGGACGTTCACGATAAGAGTGACCGAGCACAGGGACGCTTTCCCGACCTTCAGTATATTGGTCAGCTTCAGGGGACTTTTCTATTAGCTCAGGCTAGTGACGGTCTCTACATTGTGGACCAGCACGCAGCCCAGGAACGGATCAACTACGAGCGGTACCGAAAGGAGATTGGTCAGGTGAGTCCGGACCAGCAGACGTTCCTGGTCCCCCTGGTCTTGAACTATTCAACGGTCGATGCGATGAGCATCAATAACCACATTGACCTTTTGGCTAGTGTCGGTCTCCACCTGGAATCCTTTGGTCAGAACAGCTTCATTCTTCGCTCCCACCCGACCTGGTTTAAGGAGGGGCAAGAAGAGGATACGGTCAAGGAAATGATTGACTGGTTGCTCAAGGATGGGAAGTTAACGGTTCGTCAATTCCGTATGAAGACGGCGATCATGATGAGCTGTAAGCGGGCCATTAAGGCTAACCACCACTTGGATGACCGGGAAGCGCGGGCCCTATTAAGGCGCTTGCCCCAGTGCGAGAATCCCTTCAACTGCCCCCATGGTCGGCCAGTGACGGTTCACTTCAATGACCGGGACTTAGAGAAGATGTTTAAACGAATTCAGGAATCGCACGTTCCGTATGCGGATGATTTTGATGATCACGACTTTTAACTAAAGGAGAATAGTTTCAGTGTATGAATATTTAACCGGGGTGGTTAGTATCGTGGCCCCCCAATACATCGTAATTGACGTTAACGGGGTAGGATACAAGCTGCTTGTTGCCAACCCTTATCGCTTTAATGAAGACCCCCAAAAGCAGGTTCGGGTCTACGTTTATCAGGCTGTCCGCGACGATGATATCTCCCTCTTTGGCTTTAATGACCAGGACGAAAAGCAACTGTTTATGCAGCTAATTAACGTTTCCGGAATTGGCCCTAAGAGTGCCCTAGCGATCCTGGCCAATCCGGACCACCAGGGGCTAATTGATGCGATTGCTAATAACAACATCGGCTACCTAACTAAGTTCCCGGGAATCGGGAAGAAAACCGCTTCTCAGATTGTCCTCGACCTGAAGGACAAGATTACGGCGGTGGCAACCACTGGGCCGCTCTTTGCGACTGATGACCAGGAAGTGGCTGATGAAAATCCTGCCCTTGCCGATGCCTTAGCCGCCCTGAAGGCCTTGGGATACAAGGAGCGGGATGTAAAGAAAGTTAAAAAACACCTGCAAGATAAGCAGAAAACAACGGATGAGTACTTACGGAGTGCCTTACGATTACTCAACTAAGGAGATTTTGCTGTGAGCGAAGATAATAAAAATAAAGTTTTATCTGACCATGCCCAAGACGAGGCCGAGGAGCAGATGGAATTGACCCTCCGTCCCCAAAACCTGGATGACTATATTGGTCAAGAGCAGGTAAAAGGAAAGCTCCGGGTATATATCGAGGCTGCCCGGGAGCGGGAAGAAGCGCTTGACCACGTCTTACTTTATGGCCCACCCGGCCTGGGGAAAACCACGTTGGCGATGGTAATTGCCCACGAGATGCACGTCAACATTAAGACCACCAGTGGCCCGGCGATTGAGAAGCCGGGGGACCTGGTTGCCCTGCTTAACGAGCTACAACCGGGGGATGTTCTTTTTATTGACGAAATTCACCGCCTCCCCAAGGTGGTTGAGGAAATGCTCTATTCGGCAATGGAGGACTACTACATTGACATCGTGGTCGGCGAGGGACCGACCGCCCACCCGGTGCACTTCCCCCTGCCACCATTTACCCTGATTGGGGCTACCACAAGAGCGGGGATGTTGTCCGCACCGCTACGTGATCGCTTTGGAATTGTTGAACATATGAACTACTATAACCAGGACGAGCTAAAACAGATTATTTTCCGGTCTGCCAAGATTTTTAACAGCAAGATCGAGGAGGCCGGTGCCCACGAGTTGGCTCTGCGGTCACGGGGAACGCCCCGGATCGCTAACCGCCTTTTAAAACGGGTCCGTGACTTCGCACAAGTAGCCAAAAAGCCTAGTATTGATTCGGCAACGGTTAAACAGGCCCTTGACTTGCTGCAAGTTGATAGCCACGGCTTGGACGAGGTTGACCGCAAAATGCTTTTGACAATGATCAACTACTATCACGGAGGACCGGTTGGCCTAAAGACGATTGCGGCTAACATTGGTGAAGAGACGAGCACCATCGAGGAGATGTATGAGCCCTACCTCTTACAGATTGGTTTTATCAGTCGCACACCGCGAGGACGGATGGTTACGCCAGCGGCCTACGCGCACTTGAGAATCAACTACCCTGATTCAAAGGGGGAGGGATGATGGAAAAAATTAATTTTACGATTAAACACCGGGCTAGGATGGGCCGCACGGGACAGCTGCAGGTTAGGTGTCAGGCGCTGCAGACACCGCTGGTGGTTCATGCCGGGCTGACAGTGAAAAGCCTTTTGGCCCAAGAAATTGCCAAACTCGGTGGTCAGGCAATTAAGCAGGAGGCCTTTGACTACTGGTTAAGTGGGACGAAGGCCGCTGAGTTTGGTGACCTCCACCAGCGCTTGCACTGGTCGGGACTAATTATCGGTGACCCGGGGACTAGCCAGGCCTACCAATGGGCCAAACCACGGGGCAAAAAGAAGGATGGAGTACGTTTTCATGACCCCCAATTAGGGCAGTTAAAGTTTTACACGCCTGAAGCGGCGCTAGAATGGCAAAAAGAGCTGGGTTGTGACTTTGTGACAAGCTTTGATCGCTGGAGTGACTACTATGCGCCGGTGGATGATTTAAAAGCGGCAGCAACACAGACGGCTTCCTGGCTGGGGAAGCCAACAGATGGCATTTTGGCGTCGGTTGTTGGTGGCGGATTAAAGCGGGTCCGAATGATAAGTGCCCAGGCTGCTAGTCGTCAGTCGTGTGCTGGGTACGCAGTGAAAGGAATTGGTAACAACGTGAAGCTGCGCGAACAGGTTCGCCTATTGCAAGAGGTACTAACCATGCTGCCGGAGCAGGGGCTTCATTACTTGACCGGAAACAACTCGCTGGAGGGCACCCTAATCGCGATGCTGGCGGGATACGACCTGGTTGATAGTGACTGTGCCGTAGTAGAGGCCCGCCACCATGTTGCCTTTGTGCAGACTAAACGACTCCATCTTGACAAACAGCACTTTGTCACTGATCAGCGACCAATTGATGCCAGTTGTCAGTGCCCAGTTTGCCAGGCAGGCTATAGCCGGTCCTACCTTCACCAGCTTTGTGGCCAGGGGGCAGCTCTTGGTGACCGCCTCTTGATGGTCCATAACCTCTATACCCTGAACCAACTTGCGAGTGCAGCTCGACAGGCGATCAGCGCTGACGTGGTCCATGATCTGGCTGCTAAATGGGCGATTGACGAGCTAGAGTAGCTTTTTTACTGAAAGTTTGTTACAGTTGAATATGAAAATTTTTGAAGGGAATGGAAATAATCGTGAACATTTTAGACTTCTTAACGTTGGGGGCATCTTCTTCTAGTGCTACCTTCTCCAGCTTTATCCTGATCATCCTGATGATTGCGTTAATGTACTTCTTCATGATTCGGCCACAACAGAAGCAACGGAAGCAACACCAAGAAATGATGAATGACATGCACAAGGGGGACGAAGTTGTCACCATCGGTCGTCTCCATGGTAAGATCGACAGCATCAACAAGGAAGACCGCACAGTTACTTTAGATTGTGAAGGAATTTACTTGACCTTCGACATGGTTGCAATTGCCCGGGTGGTAAAGAGCTCAACCGCTGCGCCCGCTGAAAAGAAGACTGCAAGTGAAGATTCTGCCGCAGAAAAGGCTGCTGAAAAACCTGCTGAGGAAGAAAAAGCTGACAGCAAGCCGGCTGACGACAGCGATGCTGGTGAGCAAGCAAAATAATAATTGACTAATTTGTGAAAACGTGCGAAACTCTTAACTGTTGATTAGTTGAGGGCTTTTCTTTTGAAAGCCCTTTAGTTTCTTTACACTTGTCAAAGCCAGCATTTCTTTGACAAGACTGTTAAATCACAGGAGGGAATTTTAGATGCAAATTGGATTGATTGGTTTGGGTAAGATGGGTATTCACCTTGCTCAAAATATGTTGCGTAATGACAACGATGTCGTTGCTTTTGACCTCAACAAGGACGCAGTTAAGGAAGCCGGTTCTTACGGTGCCCAAACTGCCTCCACCCTTGACGAAATGGTTGAAAAGTTAGCCACTCCACGGACAATCTGGGTGATGGTTCCAGCTGGTAAGCCAACGGATGCAACGATGGAACAACTTGCCGCTAAGCTTTCCGCTGACGACGTTGTCATCGACGGGGGGAATACTTTCTGGAAGGACTCCTTGAAGCACAACCGGATGCTGACTGAAAAGGGGATCCACTACTTTGACTGTGGTTCTTCAGGTGGCTGGCGTGGTGCCCTTGAAGGTGGTAACTTCATGATCGGTGGCGATGACAAGGATGTCTTTGAACGGATTCGCCCACTCTTTGAAGGTATTTCTCAAAAGGATGGTTACCTTTACACTGGTAAGGCTGGTTCTGGTCACTACCTGAAGATGGTTCACAACGGTGTTGAATACGGGATGATGGAAGCCATCGGTGAAGGCTTCGAAATTCTGGAAGCTTCTGACTTCAATTACGATAACGCTGCCGTTGCCAAGCTTTGGAACCACGGTTCCGTAATTCGTTCTTGGCTGATGGAACTGGCTCAAGATGCCTTTGAAAAGGACCCGCACCTGGATAAGATTCAAGGTCGGATGCACAGTTCTGGTGAAGCGCACTGGACGATTGCCGACGCCATGGACCACAGCGTTCCAACACCAGTTATCTATGAAGCCCTCTGTGCACGTTTCAAGTCAATGCAAGAAGACACCTTTGATGGTAAGGTCGTTGCCGCTCTGCGGAACGGTTTCGGTGGTCACGCTGTTGATAAGAATTAGTAATTTAATATTGTTAAGCACCAGTGCTTGACGAAAATAACCCGCTTTGTTCGGTCGATTCGAATGAAGCGGGTTTTCTTTACACCATCAGATTTTGGTTAACAGTCTTTTTTTGGTATACTTAATTGTTAGATATTTCAAATTTAAGGAGCAGAAATAACCATGGCTGATCAACTTGGCGAAATTTTTAAGCAAATCAAGAAGTACAACAAAATCATTATTCACCGTCACCAGCGCCCCGATCCGGACGCAATTGGCTCCCAGGTCGGCTTGGGAGAAATCCTCAAGGCATCGTTTCCCTACAAGCAAGTTTACCTAGTTGGTAAACACATCCCGGGATTTGACTGGATTGGGACGATGGACGACATCAGCAGTGCCACCTTTGATGACGCTCTAGTGATTGTCACGGATACCGCTAATGCACCGCGAATCGATGACCGCCGCTTTAATAACGGGGATAAGTTGATCAAGATCGACCACCACCCGAATGATGAACCATTCGGTGATTTAATGTGGGTTCAGCCGGCAGCATCCAGTTGTTCAGAGATGATTTACGACTTTTACCAGCGCTTTGCTGACGAATTGACCTTACCGAAGAAGGCGGCTCACGCCCTTTATGCGGGAATCATTGGTGATACTGGACGCTTCTTGTACCCGGCAACGACCCCGCGGACGATGTTAGTGGCTGGTGCCCTGATGGCTGCCGGGGCTGATGCAGCAGCTATCAGCCGGCGCGAGGACGAGATTAGTTTGCCAGTTGCCCGTTTATCGGCCTACGTTTATGAGCACTTAACAATCCTCGACCACGGGGCGGCCTATGTTGTCTTGACGGATGAAATCTTGAAAAAGTTTGGTTTGACTGAGGCAGGAACGTCTGCCGTGGTTTCGTTACCGGGCCGGGTTAAAAGCGTTAGTGCCTGGGCAGTCTTTGTCCAGCAGGAGGACGACCACTACCGAATCCGCCTACGGTCAAAGGGACCGGTTATCAATGAGCTAGCTAAGCATCATGATGGTGGTGGCCACCCGCTTGCCAGTGGGGCCAAGGCAAAGGATGAGGCAGAGATTAAGCAGGTAATTGCGGAACTGGACCAGTTGACCCAAACCCAAAAGTAAGAGAGGATTACCAATGTCAGATAAAACATTTAACGACTTTAATTTGAAACCCTACCTGGTCATGGCCGTTACGGCTATTAATTTTCATACCCCGACAACTGTTCAGGAACGGGTGATCCCGGAAATTATGAAGGGGAAGAGTGTCGTCGGTCAGTCGGCGACCGGGAGCGGGAAAACTCACGCCTTTCTCTTGCCGATCTTTTCACGGATTCAAGAAGGCGACCAAAGTGTCCAGGCAGTGATCACCACCCCTAGTCGTGAGTTAGCTTACCAGATCTACAATGCCGCCAAGCAGCTAAATAAGTTTGCTGACCAGCCGTTGACAATTCACAACTATGTTGGGGGTACGGATAAGCAGCACCAGATTGACCAATTGGAGCGTAAGCAACCACAACTAGTGATTGGGACGCCAGGTCGGATACTTGACCTGATTAAGTCCCAGTTCCTTGATATCCACACAGCGACGATGTTCGTGGTTGATGAAGCTGATATGACCCTTGATATGGGATTCTTGGAGCCGGTTGACCAAATTGCTAGTCACTTTCCAGAAGACCTCCAGATGATGGTCTTTTCGGCAACGATTCCCCAAAAGCTACGGCCATTTTTGAAAAAGTACATGAAAAATCCAGTGATGGAAGAAATTCCGACCGCGACGGTGATCAATCCCGATGTTGAGAACTGGTTAATGTCTACCAAGGGAAAGAATAAGAACCAGCTGATCTATCGTCTCTTGACCCTTGGTGAACCTTATCTGGCGCTGGTATTTGCTAACACGAAGGAACGGGTGGAAGAATTAACCCGGTACCTGAGTGAGCAGGGCCTAAAGGTGGCAATGATTCATGGGGGCCTTGAGCCCCGACGGCGAAAGCGGACCATGCGACAGATTCGTAACCTCGACTTCCAGTATGTTGTGGCGACCGACCTGGCGGCCCGCGGAATCGATATTGACGGGGTCTCCTTGGTGATCAATGACGACCTGCCAACTGATCTAGAGTACTTTGTTCACCGGGTTGGCCGGACGGGCCGAAACGGGATGAAGGGAATCGCAATTACCCTTTACGAGCCCGCCGAAGACGACCTAATTGCTAAGCTGGAAGATCGTGGGATCACCTTTGTTCCTAAAGAATTAAAGGGTGGTCGCATTGTCACGACCCACGACCGGAACCGGCGCAAAAAGTTTAAGCACCGGAAAGAAG contains these protein-coding regions:
- the mutS gene encoding DNA mismatch repair protein MutS, with protein sequence MVKKLTPMMEQYQKVKDQYPDAFLFYRLGDFYELFNDDAVKGAQLLELTLTTRNHSAKNPIPMCGVPHRAVDSYVDILIDKGYKVAICEQMEDPKKAKGMVKRAVTRLVTPGTQMDLNGDQARNNNYLTAISKKDGQFSLAYTDLSTGELKTTTFDSVNGVLNELINLQSKEVVSAGELPDELLAAFKKRHILLSKQEEILKQSEISYLIQDLQDAGQKYVVSLLVSYLLTTQKRSLAHMQRAISYRANAFMKIDHYSKTNLELMTNMRSGKRQGTLSWLLDETKTAMGSRLLKQWIDRPLIDPQEIAKRQDKVEELLNHYFERSNIQQELIKVYDLERLAGRVAYGSVNGRDLIQLKTSLQQVPKIKYVLETLDLPVFENLTTRLDPLSDIAGLIDQAIVEEPPIAVTDGGVIKDGYNEQLDKYRDAMNNGKQWIADLQTQERQITGINNLKIGYNHVFGYYIEVTKVNLDKIPRDRYERKQTLVNAERFSTPELKEKEALILGAQEKSVALEYDLFVKIREQVKGQIKRLQKLARALSELDVLQSFAVVSEDYHFVRPQMNTGHNLQIKDGRHPVVEKFMGHQEYVPNDVKMDDKTDVLLITGPNMSGKSTYMRQLALTAVMAQIGCFVPASRAELPIFDQIFTRIGAADDLISGESTFMVEMMEANNALSHATDRSLILFDEIGRGTATYDGMALAQAIIEYLHERVRAKTLFSTHYHELTSLEKTLPRLKNVHVGATEKNGELVFLHKVSAGPADKSYGIHVAKLAGMPPTLLNRADEILKGLEHQDVQLTVKKADHKGQVKEAPAQENPVAPAVEANGQLELFQPQPTRKTNSKGQKILHQLKELNLMGMTPMEVMNQLYEWQQKLK
- the mutL gene encoding DNA mismatch repair endonuclease MutL; amino-acid sequence: MGQIHELNSVLADQIAAGEVIERPASIVKELVENSLDADSKRIDIIVENAGLDSIRVIDDGIGIAKDDVPLAFRRHATSKISSRKDLFRVQTMGFRGEALPSIASVADVELTTAQEGENAGAMIHIRGGETLANKPAPARRGTDVRVTDLFYNTPARLKYLKSPHTELARITDIINRLALANSGVAFSFTHNGKEIFRSAGNGNLQQVVAAIYGIQAGRKMLPISGEDDDFKVTGYVSLPELTRASRQYITITINHRYIRNFELTKAIIQGYESKLMVGRYPVVVVNVDLDPVLVDVNVHPAKREVRLSKEPQLTKLISQTIRNRIATENLIPDVDAQAFTPPVKDVVSDLQRRLKEAAHPYNVTQPRSTSTATVSQPALREEAPSMDDGKAAVAHAEDTDGEVSAPVIIHKAGELNSAPMREFDARYQNEGAAVPFGETDPQPQPTPSAKAENMELDVHDKSDRAQGRFPDLQYIGQLQGTFLLAQASDGLYIVDQHAAQERINYERYRKEIGQVSPDQQTFLVPLVLNYSTVDAMSINNHIDLLASVGLHLESFGQNSFILRSHPTWFKEGQEEDTVKEMIDWLLKDGKLTVRQFRMKTAIMMSCKRAIKANHHLDDREARALLRRLPQCENPFNCPHGRPVTVHFNDRDLEKMFKRIQESHVPYADDFDDHDF
- the ruvA gene encoding Holliday junction branch migration protein RuvA; translated protein: MYEYLTGVVSIVAPQYIVIDVNGVGYKLLVANPYRFNEDPQKQVRVYVYQAVRDDDISLFGFNDQDEKQLFMQLINVSGIGPKSALAILANPDHQGLIDAIANNNIGYLTKFPGIGKKTASQIVLDLKDKITAVATTGPLFATDDQEVADENPALADALAALKALGYKERDVKKVKKHLQDKQKTTDEYLRSALRLLN
- the ruvB gene encoding Holliday junction branch migration DNA helicase RuvB, which encodes MSEDNKNKVLSDHAQDEAEEQMELTLRPQNLDDYIGQEQVKGKLRVYIEAAREREEALDHVLLYGPPGLGKTTLAMVIAHEMHVNIKTTSGPAIEKPGDLVALLNELQPGDVLFIDEIHRLPKVVEEMLYSAMEDYYIDIVVGEGPTAHPVHFPLPPFTLIGATTRAGMLSAPLRDRFGIVEHMNYYNQDELKQIIFRSAKIFNSKIEEAGAHELALRSRGTPRIANRLLKRVRDFAQVAKKPSIDSATVKQALDLLQVDSHGLDEVDRKMLLTMINYYHGGPVGLKTIAANIGEETSTIEEMYEPYLLQIGFISRTPRGRMVTPAAYAHLRINYPDSKGEG
- a CDS encoding queuine tRNA-ribosyltransferase family protein, with amino-acid sequence MEKINFTIKHRARMGRTGQLQVRCQALQTPLVVHAGLTVKSLLAQEIAKLGGQAIKQEAFDYWLSGTKAAEFGDLHQRLHWSGLIIGDPGTSQAYQWAKPRGKKKDGVRFHDPQLGQLKFYTPEAALEWQKELGCDFVTSFDRWSDYYAPVDDLKAAATQTASWLGKPTDGILASVVGGGLKRVRMISAQAASRQSCAGYAVKGIGNNVKLREQVRLLQEVLTMLPEQGLHYLTGNNSLEGTLIAMLAGYDLVDSDCAVVEARHHVAFVQTKRLHLDKQHFVTDQRPIDASCQCPVCQAGYSRSYLHQLCGQGAALGDRLLMVHNLYTLNQLASAARQAISADVVHDLAAKWAIDELE
- the yajC gene encoding preprotein translocase subunit YajC, giving the protein MEIIVNILDFLTLGASSSSATFSSFILIILMIALMYFFMIRPQQKQRKQHQEMMNDMHKGDEVVTIGRLHGKIDSINKEDRTVTLDCEGIYLTFDMVAIARVVKSSTAAPAEKKTASEDSAAEKAAEKPAEEEKADSKPADDSDAGEQAK
- the gnd gene encoding phosphogluconate dehydrogenase (NAD(+)-dependent, decarboxylating), with amino-acid sequence MQIGLIGLGKMGIHLAQNMLRNDNDVVAFDLNKDAVKEAGSYGAQTASTLDEMVEKLATPRTIWVMVPAGKPTDATMEQLAAKLSADDVVIDGGNTFWKDSLKHNRMLTEKGIHYFDCGSSGGWRGALEGGNFMIGGDDKDVFERIRPLFEGISQKDGYLYTGKAGSGHYLKMVHNGVEYGMMEAIGEGFEILEASDFNYDNAAVAKLWNHGSVIRSWLMELAQDAFEKDPHLDKIQGRMHSSGEAHWTIADAMDHSVPTPVIYEALCARFKSMQEDTFDGKVVAALRNGFGGHAVDKN
- a CDS encoding bifunctional oligoribonuclease/PAP phosphatase NrnA; this encodes MADQLGEIFKQIKKYNKIIIHRHQRPDPDAIGSQVGLGEILKASFPYKQVYLVGKHIPGFDWIGTMDDISSATFDDALVIVTDTANAPRIDDRRFNNGDKLIKIDHHPNDEPFGDLMWVQPAASSCSEMIYDFYQRFADELTLPKKAAHALYAGIIGDTGRFLYPATTPRTMLVAGALMAAGADAAAISRREDEISLPVARLSAYVYEHLTILDHGAAYVVLTDEILKKFGLTEAGTSAVVSLPGRVKSVSAWAVFVQQEDDHYRIRLRSKGPVINELAKHHDGGGHPLASGAKAKDEAEIKQVIAELDQLTQTQK